The DNA region CGTCTTGGAAAAATGCGACGCCCTACTGTTTCATCGCGTCGATGGCTCCGGTCGTCCCTGCGTGCCGACGATCGTGCGTCGGATGGCGCTCTGCAAGTGAACCGCGCGGCGCCGCGCGCGTAATAGGGAGTGCCACAGGAGGCACTCATGACAATGTTGTGTGTCGCGACGACCGCGTTGATGCTGCTGCAGCCCGCCGCAGCCAGGCCTGCACCGCCGAAGCCGGCTGCCGCCAAGCCGGCCGCGGCAAAACCGGCGGCGACCGACCTCGCGGTGACCCTGAGCTACAAGGGCAAGGGGACGGTCGACGCGGGCCACCAACTGATCGCGTGGCTGTTCACGGACGCGAACGTCACGAGCAGCAGCCGTCCGATCGCCACGCTGACGACGGCGAAGAACGGCGACACGCTGACCTTCAAGGACGTACCTGCCACGCCGGTTTACATCTTCGCGGCGTACGACGCCAGGGGCGGGTACGACGGACGCAACGGTCCGCCTCCCGCGGGAATTCCAACCGCGCTTTACCGGAAGGTCGCCAAGGGGCCGGCGACGGCAGTGAAGGCCGGCGGTCCGGCGGTGAAGCTGAGGTTCGACGATTCGCAGCCCTGGAAACCGTAACGCAGCACGAGCGGCGCTCGGCCGAACTAAATCCGCAGCGCCACCAGCGGACTCACGCGGCTCACCCGTCGCGCCGGCCACCACGCCGCGGCGGCGGCGACGGCGAGCAGCGCGGCGGGAACGGCTGCGAACACCACCGCGTCCGGCGCGGCGCCGAAGACCGCGATGACGACCGCGAACGCCGCGACCCAACCGACGAGGGCGCCGGCAGTCACCACGACCAGGTGTTCGGCGACGAACTGCGCCACGACCCGCGCCGGGGTCGCGCCCAGCGCCAGCCTGACGCCGATCTCCATCGTCCGCAGGGCGACGGAGTAGGCGACCACCGCGTAGATGCCGATCGCCGCGAGCAGCAGGAGCAGCGGCGCGAGCACGCCGAACATGCGCGCCGGAATGCGGCGGAAGATCAGGTTCGCTTCGATGTGATCCGAGAGCGTGCGCACGTCGAAGACCGGCAGTTCCGGATCCAGATCGCGGACGACCGACCGCAGCGTCATGGCGATCGCCGTCTCCGTCCCCGGACGCGTGCGGAGGTGGATCTCCCCCGCCGCGGACGGACGATCGCGGTACGACAGGTAGATGATGGGTGTCGGCGGCTCGCCGAACGAGTTGTAGAGCGAGTTCTTCACCACGCCGGCGATCGTGTACTGGCGCCCGCGGGTGTCGAGTCGGAGCCCCACCGGGTCGCGGCCGGGCGCATAGCGCCGCACGAACGCCTCGTTCACGATCGCCTGGCGCGGCGCCGCGTCGTCGCGGAGGCTCACGAAGTCCGACCCGGAGAGAATCGGGAGCCCCATCACCGCGAAGTAGCCGGGCGTCACGGTGTTGGTCAGCGCTTCGTCGGGGTCTTCAGCGTTGGGCGGACGCCCCTCCAGAGTGAACAGACGCATCGGCAGTCCGTGGATGTCGAGCGGCACCGCCGATGCGATTGCCGCTTTCTCGATCCCGGCGGTCGCATTGAGGCGATCCAGGAGGGTCGCGGCGAACGTGCGCGATGTGGTGTCGGTCGACGGGCGGACGGACAGGTCGTATCCGGCGAGGAGGATGCCGGCGCGGGTGAAGCCGGGATCCTCGTGCCGGGTGTTCATGAAGTTGCGCAGGAAAATGCCGGCGGCGACGAGCACCATGACGGCAAGCGCCACCTCCGCGGCCATCAGCGTGTGGCGCAGATAGCTGCGGCGCGGCGTCGCGGCGGCGGCGCGAAGCGCCTGCTGCACGTCGAGACGCGCCAGCTGGACGGCCGGCGCCATCCCGAAGATCAGACCGCACGCGACCCCCAGCCCGATCGCGAACGCCAGCGTGCCCCAGTCGACGGAGGTCTCGAACGACACCGGAATGCCGCGGACGCGCAGCGGCGGCATGGCGTTCAGGAGTCCGGTTCCCCACGCGGCGATCACCGCGCCGACCGCGGCGCCGGCGAGCGCGAGCAGGACGCTTTCGGTCAGCAGCAGACTGGCGATCCGCCAGCGCCCCGCGCCGAGGGCGAGCCGCATCCCCATCTCACGCTGCCGCGCGCTGGCGCGCGCCAGCACCAGGTTGGCGGTGTTGCCGCACACGGCGAGCAGCAGGAGCAGCATGATCGCCTGCATGATCCCGAGCGACGTGCCGAGCATCCGCTGCGGCCCGCGCGGCGCCCGCCAGTACGGCAGCACCTCACCCTGGACGTTCCGGCTGGCGGCGGGATAGGTCCGCGCGAGGTGCGCCATCGCCGCGTCGACCTCGCTCTGCGCGCGCGCCGCGTTGGCGCCCGCGGCCAGCGGCCCGGTCACGGTGTAGGCGCGGATGCCGCGATCCTCGAGATCGCGCGCGCCGCCGAGTACCGCCGGGGCCAGCGTCGCCGGCAGCCAGAAGTCGAACATCAGCCGCATCACCGTGCCCTTGAAGCCGCGCGGCGCCACGCCGACGATCGTGAGGTCGACGCCGTTGACACGAACCCGCCGGCCGGGCACGTCGCCGGCGCCGGCGAATCGCGTCTGCCAGTAGTCGTACGAGATGACCACGACCGGGGCGGCGCCCGGCCGCTCGACTTCGTCGCGGCGGAGGAAGCGGCCCAGCGCCGGCGTCAGGCCGAGGCCGGCGAAGTAGTTGTCGGACACGAGCAGCCCGGTCGATCGCTCCACCTGGCCGCGCTCGCCGACGTAGAGCGGAATCATGCGGAAGGCGATCAGTTCGTCGAAGACACGGAGCCGCTCGCGCAGATCGCGATACTCCAGCCAGGACGCGCCGGGGTACAGCCCGGCCTCGGTACGGGGCTCGACCAGGTGCAGCCGCGACGCGATCGCCACGCCTGGGATCGGCGTGAAGACGACCGCCTGAACCCACGAGAACACGATCGTGTTGGCGGCAATGCCGACGGCGAGCGATCCGATCACGACCGCGGCAAGGCCCGGCATGCGGGCGATGGCGCGCGCCGCGTGGCGCAGATCCCGGACCAGCGCCGCCATCACCGCGATCCGTGCAGCGATCGCAGCCAGTCGTGCACCGCGCCGCCTTGATCGCCGTGCAGGAACAGCAACGCGGCGACGATGACCGCGGCGACGACCGCCAGGACGCCAAGCATCTTGAGACTCATGGCGCGAGGATATTCATGCCCCGCTGAACGGCGGGTGAACGCGCCGTTCAGCCCCCGTTCAGGTTGGAGTGGGCTATAAACGATCGTGCGCGTTCTGGTGGTCGAAGACGAAGCCCGGCTGGCAAAGCAGCTGGCAAACGCGATCGCGGATGCCGGCTACGCCGTCGACGGGGCGTCGGACGGCGCGCGCGCCGACTTTCTCGCGCAGACCGAGCGCTACGACGCCGTGGTGCTCGATCTCGGCCTGCCGAAGGTCGACGGGCTCACGCTGCTTCGCCGCTGGCGCGATGCCGGCCTGGCAATGCCGGTGCTCGTCCTGACCGCCCGCGGCAGCTGGCACGAGAAGGTGCACGGCATCGACGGCGGCGCCGACGACTACGTCGCCAAGCCGTTCCGCATGGAGGAAGTGCTGGCGCGGCTGCGCGCGCTGATCCGCCGGTCGAGCGGACAGGTGGCGGCGGAGCTGCGCTGCGGCCCGGTCGCGCTCGACCCGCGCGGTGCGAAGGTCTCCGTGCACGGCCTCCCCGTCCGCCTCACCAGCCACGAGTTCCGCGTCCTCTCCTATCTCATGCACCATCGCGGCAGGGTGGTCTCGCAGGCGGAGCTGAGCGATCACATCTACGCCGAAGCGGCCGACCGCGATTCGAACACCGTCGAGGTCTTCATCGCCCGGCTGCGGCGGAAGATCGGATCGGCCGCGATCGAGACCGTCCGCGGTCTCGGCTACCGGATGGACTGCGATCGCGCGCCATGAGATCGCTTCGCCTGGCCATCCTCGTCGGCGCCGGTCTGTGGACGCTCGGGCTGCTGGCGGCGTGGGCGGTCCTCCTGACGCTGAATCACCGCGTCTTCATGTCCGTCGCCGTCGTCCACGCGTATCCGCATTCGCTCGGCGTGCTGGCGATCGGATCGATGCTGGTCGGGTTCGCGATGGTCCGCGCCGGCCTGAAGCCGCTGAACGAGATCCGGCGCCGGCTCGCGGACGTGCAGAGCGGCCGCGCGCGCCAGGTGCTCGGCGAATATCCGTCGGAGGTGCAGCCCCTGGTCCGGGATCTCAACGGCCTGCTCGCGCACCAGGAACAGGCCGTCAGCCGCGCCGTCGCGAAGGCCGGCGATCTGGCGCACGGACTGAAGACGCCGCTCGCGGTGCTGTCGCAGGAAGCGGAGCGCGCCGCGGGCCGCGGCCAGCCCGAGCTCGCCGCCGCGATCGGCGAGCAGGTCGAGCGCATGCGGCGACAGATCGAATATCACCTCGCGCACGCGCGCGCCGCGGCCTCCGGCGCGACGCCCGGGCTGCATTGCCCGGTCCGGCCGTCGGCCGAAGGCCTCGCCCGCACCTTGCGGCGGCTGCACGCGGACCGCGGCCTGGCGATCGCGCTCGACGTCCCCGCCGAACTGGCGGTCCGCTGCCCGCGCGAGGATCTCGACGAGATGCTGGGCAACCTGCTGGACAACGCGTGCAAGTGGGCGCGCGGCCGGATCCGGCTCTCGGCGGAACCGGCCGGCGGCGACGTCGCGCTGGTCGTGGACGACGACGGTCCGGGGCTGGCGCCGGCGATGCGCGCCGCGGTGCTGCAGCGCGGGGTCCGCGCCGACGAGGCGGCGCCGGGGTCGGGCTTCGGCCTGGCGATCGTCGGCGAGATCGCCGCCGTCTACGGCGGCGCCATCGCGCTGGAGACGTCACCCCTCGGCGGGCTTCGCGCCCGGCTCACCCTCCCCTCGGCCTAGGCAGCCGCGCGGTCGCCGTTCGACGGCGCCGGCGTGACGCTCTGCGTGCGCGCTCCAGACGATGACCGACACCATCGCGACGTCTGATCAGCGCTCCCTGAGCGCGACCAGCGGATCGACGCCGACGGCGGCGCGCGCGGCGATGGCGGCGGCGAGGCCGCCCACGACGAGCAGCGCCGCCGCGCACGCGGCCGCGGGTTTCCAGATCCCGCCGCCCACGTCCGGCAGCAGGGCCGCGAGTCCGGCGCCGGCGGCAATCGAGGTGACGATCCCGGCGATCGCCCCGGCGGCCACCGCTCTCGCGCCCGCCCAGGCCATCGTCCACCACACGTTCCCGGAGCTTCCACCCAGCGCCAGCCGAATACCGACTTCCCGGGTGCGTTCGACGACGGATCGAGCGGTCACTCCGTAGGTGCCGATGGTCGCAAGCAGCAGACCCACGGCGCCGCACGCCGCGATCACCATGGCGCGGAAGCGATGCGCGCCGAGCGAGTCGGCCAGGAACTCGTTCAGCGTGACCACGCCCGCCAGCGGCTGATTCGGATCCACCTGCCAGATGGCCCGCTTGATGTCCGCGACGGCGCCGCGAGGGTCGCCGGCGGTGCGAACGACCAGGCCAACCGGCGCGGCGGCGTTGCTGCCTTGGAAGTACGGCGTATACAGGATGTCAGCGGCGTCGAGATTGAGGCCGACGTCGCGGACGTCTCCGGCGACGCCGACGACGGTGACGGAGACCTTGCTGTTGTTCCCGCGCTGGATGCGCTTGCCGAGCGGGTCTTCGTCGCCCCAGAAGCGCCGGGCGAAGCCGCGGCTGACGATCGCGACCAGCGGCGCGTCGATGCGATCCCGCGCGTCGAAGGCGCGGCCGCGCACGATGGGTATCCGCATCGCTTCGAGATAGCCGGGGCTGATCCGCCGGTACTGCACCGTGTACGGCTGGCCGTCCGGCGATGGACGATCCTCGATCCGGATCAGCGTCGTGAAGAAGAAGTTCACCGTGAAGGTGTTCAGCGTCGTGCCCGCCTCGACGACGCCTGGCGCGGCGCGGAGCCGCTCGAGCACGCGTTCGACGAACCGGGTGCGGTCGCGCTCCTCCGGGAACAGATTGGCCGACAGTCGCAGCTGTCCGGCAATCACGTGGGAGGGATCGAAGCCGGGATCGAGCCGCGAGGCGCGATGCAGCGCCGCGACGACCTGCGCGCCGCTCGACAGCAGCACGAGCGCGAGCGCGGTCTGCGCCGTCACCAGGATCGCGCGGATGCGGCGCGCGCCGGGTCCGCCACTGGCGCGGCGGGAACCGGCGGCGACGGCGGCCGCGATCCCCGGTCCGGCGATGCGCAGGACCGGCGCCGCGATCGCCGCCAGCATCACGATTGCCGCCACGGCGAAGCCGCACAGCGCCACCCGCCAGTCGATCGTTGCCTGCGCCGCGGCGACGCGATTGGCGCGATCGAGCGCCAGCATCGCCGGCACCAGCCACGACGCGGCGATCAGCCCGCCGAGTCCGCCGGCGCCGGCCAGGATCAGCGCTTCGGCAATCTCGCCTGCGGCCAGGTCGAGACGTGACGCGCCCAGCGCCGCCTTCACCGCGAAATCCGCCCGGCGGTACAAGACGTCCGCGAGCGTCAGATTGGCCAGGTTCGCGACGGCAATGAGCCCGAGCGCGGCGACGGCGACGAGCAGCATCACGACCGCTGGGCCCTGGGCGCCGAACTGCGCCTCGCGCATGTCCCTGGCGCCCGCGCTCCACCCTTTCAGCAGCGCCGGATTCTCGGCGACGAGATCCGCGAACACACGATCGATCTCCGCCCTGGCCCGTGCGGCGGTGCCGCCGGCGGGCAGCAGGCCGTAGGTCACGACCGAGGTCAGCGCCGTCCGCGCCATCGGATTGCGCGTCGACAGCGGCGTCCAGAGCTGGGACGGCACGAATGCCGGCTCGAAGCCGCGGCGCATGACCCCGACGATGACGTGCGCGTCCCCGTCGATGATCACGCTGCGGCCGATGACGCGGCGGTCGGCGCCGTAGCGGCGCGTCCAGAGCGCGTGACTGAGCACGGCGAGCTTGTCGTCGGCCGCCGCTTCCTGCTCGGTGAACACGCGGCCCGCCTCGATCTCGCCGCCGAACAGCGTGAAGAATCCCGCGGTCACGCGTCCGGCCGGCACGGCCTCGGCCTCGCCCTCGCCCTCGCCGGTGAGCGCGCGCTCACCCGACCAGATCCCTTCGATCCGCTCCAGGGAGCGGACCCGCTCGCGGTACCGTTCGAGCTGCAGCGGCGTCAGCGGGTTCGCGTCCTTGAACTCCGGCCGTCCCGGCGACTGCAGGTAGAGCCGCAGCAAACGATCGGCGTGCGGAAACGGCAGCGGCCTCAGGAACGTGACGTTGGCGACGGTGAAGACGGCGCTGACAGCCGTCACGACGATCGTCACCGTGAAGAGGCGCCCCGCGGCGAGTCCGGGGCGCTTGGCGAGCATGCGGAGCGCTATCGTCAGGTGTTGCATCATGACCATCCTCCGGCTCCTTGCCTGCGCGCCAGCGGCCGCCTCGTCATGGGAGCGCGCTACGCCGGCGTCGGGCTGATCGTCGTGTCGGCGGCGGGCGACGCCGACGCGCGCACGCTCTTCGAGGCAGACCCCTCCATCAGCGCCGGTACCGTTGCGCTCGAGATGCACCGCCTCTCGGTGTGCTACCCGGGGATCGTGGGGACGCCCGCGCCGCCTAGGTGAGCAGCCGCTCGATCTGCGCCAGGTGGTTGCGATCGTGGCCGGCATAGAGCGCGAGCAGATGCCGCACGCTCTCGCGCCCGCGCTCCGCGTGGATGCCGTAGCGATCGAGCTCCTCGGCACCGAGCCCGCGCACCAGCCGCACCGTCGATTCGCGGATCGCCGCGAACAGCGCCAGCGACTGCTGCGCGTCGCTCGATTCCGCGCGCTGCACGCGCGACCACGCGTCCTGGTCGTAGGCCTGGATCGCGGTGCCGGGCGCCGCGAGGATCATGCGGAGGCGATAGGCGAACACGATCTCGGCGTCGGCGAGATGCGCCACGATCTGCGCGGCCGACCATCGCCCCGGCCCGGGCGATCGCTGGAGCGCCGCGGCGCTCCGGCCATGGATCGACCTCGCGATCGTCGCCGGGGTCGACGCCAGCACCTCGACGGGATCGGCGCCGGCCGAGAGCGCCAGCAGCCGCGCCGTGTATTGCTCGAAGGTCTCGACGATCATGCGTGTGCCTCCTGCAGCAGGCTGAAATACTTCCGCCACGGGCCCACCTGACGCCCGAACGAACGGGTCAGCAGGCGCGAGATCTGCGCGATGTGCGCCAGGTCGTGCGTGGCCCAGCAGGCGAGGAGCTGCTCGAGCGTCACATGCCCGAACTCGGGATGAATGCCGGTCAGGCGCAGATGATCGGCCGACAGGCGGAACGAGTCGAGCCGCTCCAGGTTGGCGCGGCGGAGCTGGCCGAACTCGCCGACCAGCGCCTCGGCGGTCCAGCCGCGATAGCGGGTGAATCCCCCCTCGCGGTCGAACGGCATGAAGCGGCCGCCATCCGACAGGATCCGCTCGAGGCGCGGCATCCAGTCGGTGATCTCGCCGTCGGCGACGTGGCACAGGACTTCGACGACGTGCCACGAGCCGGGGGCGTCGCGCCACGTCAGCGCCTCGGGCGGCGCCGCGGCGATCAGTCCTTCGATGATGCGGGGGGTCTGCGCCAGGGCCTGGCGCACGGCTTCCAACGGAGTGTTCATGACCTTCACATGGTCAGGCTACCCGCATCGGCGCGTGACATCCAACGAATCGTTGGCCTGCGATCGATGAGCGGCGTTCATGCCGAGGCGCGGCCGCGCGTCCGCGCCGGCAGCGCGCGCCCGGCGACGAGATCGATGAAGTCCGAGAGGTACGGCGGATCGGCGTGCGCCGCGAGGGTGGCCGCGGCCCACTGCCGCCGCATCCCGCGCCGCGTAATCGACAGCCCGGCGACCCCCCCGCTGGCGATGGCGCGCTGCGCCGACCAGCGCGGCAGGATGCCGACGCCGGCGCCGGCCCGCGCCAGCTCGATCATCGCCTCGGTGAGCATGATGAACGACACGCGCGCGGGCACCAGCCCGCGGGGCTGGAGGATGCGGCGGAAGGCAAAGCTGTCGTCGCGCGCCGACGAGTAGAGCAGCAGGTGCTCGGCGGCCAGCGCCTCCGGCGCCACCCACGGCCGCCGCGCCAGCGGATGCGTCCTGGCGACGATCGCCACCATCTCGTCGTTGAACAGCGGCCGCAGGCGAAGGCGCCGATCCCTCGCCGGATCGATCAGGATCGCGAGATCGATCCGCCCCTCGAGCAGCGCCTCGACCGGCCCGCCGGTCTCCTCGGCGGCGACGTTGATGGTGACGCGCGGGTGCTTGGCCTGGAAGGCGGAGAGAATCGGCCCGAGCCAGTGATAGCCGGTGTAGCACTCGGTGCAGACGCGGATGGTCCCTTCACCGTGCCCGGCGAGCCGCCGCACGTCGTCTTCGGCGCGCTGCACCTCGCCGAGGACGCGCCGCGCCGCCTCGAGCACGCGGCGCCCCGGCTCGGTCAACACCATGCGCCGGCCCAGCCGGGTGAACAGCGGCGCGCCGAGGCGCCCTTCGATGTCGCGCAACTGGTGGCTGAGCGCCGACTGCGTGAGATGCAGCTGCCCCGCCGCTTTGGTCATGCTGCCGGCGTCGGCGATGCCGGCGACCAGGCGCAGGTGCCGGATCTCCAGGTGCATGCGGGCATCCTAGCATATGAGCATTGCTCATCGACCTACGGGTTCGTACGTGGATACCTCATAGGCGTCACAGCCTAGACGGCGCCCAGTCCGGTGTTCGCCCGGACGTTCAGCTCGCTGTACGCGGCCCGGCCCTCGTCGGCGGCGCCCAGCCACGTGCCCGCGACGGCGGCCAGGAACCCGAGCGGCACCGACACGATGGCCGGGTTGTCGAGCGGAAACAACGGCGGCCGCTGGATGAGATGCCGCGCCGCCACGCCGGCCGCGTCGACCCCCATGACGGAAGGGCTGAGCACGATGAGGACCACCGCCGACAGCAGGCCGGTCACCATCCCGGCGATCATGCCCGTGGTGTTGAAGCGGCGCCAGTACAGCGTCAGCAGAATCGCCGGCACGTTCGCGCTCGCCGCGACGGCGAAGGCCAGGCCCACGAGGAACGCGACGTTCAACGATCGCAGCGCGATCGCGAGCACGATCGCCAGCAGGCCGATGACCGCCGCCGTCACCCGCGCCACCAGCACCTGTTCGCGCTCGTCCTCGCGCCCCTTCTTGACCACGGTGAACCAGATGTCGTGGGCGAACGCCGAGCTCGCCGCGATCGTCAGCCCCGCCACCACGGCGAGGATCGTCGCGAAGGCAATCGCCGCGACGAACGACAGGAACACGTCCCCGCCGATTTCGCGCGCCAGCAGCGGCGCGGCGAGGTTCTGGTTGGCGACGATCCGTCCGCCGCTCATCAGCCCGATGTTCCCCTTCCCCACCAGCGTCGCCGCGCCGAACCCGAGGAAGGTCGTCATGACGTAGAACGAACCGATCAGGATCATCGCCCAGACGACGGACGTCCGCGCCGCCTGCGCCGACGGCACCGTGTAGAACCGCACCAGAATGTGCGGCAGCCCGGCGGTGCCGAAGATCAGCGCGACCCCCAGCGACATCAGCGACAGCGCCCCCCACCGGCCGTGGTAATACAGCCCCGGCTGCGTGAAGTCGCGCACGATCGGCGCGCTGCCGTCGGCGCACGCGCCGTTGACGATGCCTCCCTCGCTGCAGAAGCTGCCGGTGATCGAGGCGATCGCGTCGAAGAAGGCCAGGATCGAGAAGTCGTAGCGCGCGAGCACGAGCAGGGAGAGCAGAATGGTGCCGGTCATCAGCAGCACCGCCTTCACGATCTGCACCCACGTCGTCGCCAGCATGCCGCCGAACACGACGTAGACCAGCATGAGGATGCCGACGCCGACGATGGCCGTGTTGAAGCCGATGCCGGGCACCAGCAGGCTGACCAGCGAGCCGGCGCCGACCATCTGCGCGATCATGTAGAACAGACTCACGGTGAGCGTCGAGGTCGCGGCCACGACACGGACGATCGGACGGCGCAGCCGGAAGGCGAGCACGTCGGCCATGGTGAAGCGGCCGGTGTTGCGCAGCGGCTCGGCGACGAGCAGCAGCACGGTCAGGTAGGCGACCAGCCATCCCACCGAATACATGAAGCCGTCGTAGCCGTAGAAGGCGATCAGCCCGGCGATGCCGAGGAAGGACGCGGCGGACATGTAGTCTCCCGCCACCGCCCAGCCGTTCTGAAAGCCGGTGATCCGGCGTCCGGCGCTGTAGAACTCCGTCGTCGTGCCGGTCCGCCGCGACGCCCAGTAGGTGATGCCGAGCGTGATCACGACGAAGAGGAGGAACATCGCGAGCGAGGTCGTCATCGCCGCGACCCGCCGATCCGGTGCAGCAGCTCTTCGGCCATGCGATCGAAACGGCGGGCGCGCCGCACGTACGCGGCCATCAGCGCCCAGGCCATCACGAACTGCGAGAGGGCGAACAGGTACGCCAGGTTGATGCGGCCCGCCACGGGGGTGCTCATCACGTCTGGCCAGTAGCCGACCAGCGCCGGCAGCGCGAAGTAATAGACGACGAAGAAGATGCTCGCGGGCAGCAGGAACGCGCGCTTGGCGCGGACCAGGGCGCGGAACTCGGGCATCCGCTCGATGGCGGACCAGTCGGGATGCGAATCAGCCATGCGGTGATCGGGCTACCGCCCGCGGCCGGCGGGTCCGCCGAACGGCCGCTTCTGATACCCGGCGGGCACCGCATAGATGGAGTCGGGGAACGTCTGCCGGCTCACGTCGCTGATCTCCGTCGTGATCTGCCGCCCGAGCACCGTCGCCGTGCGCCGGACCGGAATTCCCGCGAACCCCTGCTGCTCGACGGTGCCGATCGCGAAGGCCTGGCTGGCCATGGCGGGCACGACGCGCTTGAAGAAGTCGATGAACTGCTTCGTCACCGCGAAGTCCGCTTCGGTCAAACCGAGCGTCTTCGGCTCGACGGTGCAGACCTCGGACGTCCTGGTCTCCCCGTCGTAGCCCTCGTACTTCGTGCAGCTCCACTTGCCGACCGTGTCCGTGCCGGTCCGCTTGTAGACCGTCTTCGGCGCGGCGCCGCCCGCGCCGCCCATCCGTCCTTTCATCATCGACTCGATCTGGGCGCGCTGCTCCGGCGGCAGGCTCTCGAGCTGCTTCTGGATCTGCGACATGGCCTGGGACATCTGCGCGCCGAGCTGGTCGGCGTCCGCCTTCGTCAGCTCGGTGTAGCTCTTGTTCTGGTCGTCGATCATGATCAGCACCTGCCGCGTGCCGTCGAAGATGACGACCTGCTTCTCGCCGCGCGGCCCGGTGGCCTCGGCCCGCATGCGGTTGCTCTCGATCTGGATCTGGTTCGTCGACGGCGTGCCGCTCGACGTGGTCTTCTCGACGATCAGGATGCCCGCGGCCCCCTGAACCGATACGGAGAGGACGCAGGCGCCGGCGCCCGCCAACAGGCTGGTGAAGGTCACTTTCATGCCCCGCATTATCGGTTCATTCGGCGCGCAGCGCTACCATCGGATCGACGCGGACGGCGCGCCGCACCGGTACATAGCAGGCCGCCAGCGTGGCGAGCGCGACCGCGAAGGCGACCGCGGCAAGGTCGCCGCAGCGGAAATCCCGTGCGCGCGAGCGGATGCCCATCGCGCGGAATAGTCTGGCCTGACGACGGTGCAGACCGCGGAGCGGATGTCCTGAACGAGCGTGTCCATGGGGAGGGCGGAGTCACAGGATGACGCGCGCGCGGGACTGCGGTCCGCGTCAATCGTCCAGGTGTTTCTTTTCGACCTCCTGCTGAAAGGCGGCCTGGTCCCGCCGCTGCGCGTTCTGCTGCTTCTCGACGGCGCGGCGCGCGGCCGGGCTGAGTCCGCCGGAACGCACCGAGAAGGAGAACCCCGAGAGGAGGCGCTCGAGATCGCTCGCGCCGCAGGCGGGGCAGAGGGGTCGTGCGGGCTCGCGCACGAGCGCCTCGAAGACCTCGCCGCAGGCGCGGCACCGGAAGTCGAACAGCGGCATGGGCACATTCTCTCCCGGGCGGGACGGGCGGGCCTTCGGCTTGCCTTGGAATGAAACGTATGCCATTATTTCTATGGAAAGCACGCGCATGCCCCGTCCCAGGCCCCGGCCCGACCCGCTCGCCGACGCCGCGCTCGTCACCACGGCGGTCGTCCGCGCCGCCTCGCGCCTGGGGCTCTCCAATCGTTCGCTCGCCCGCGTCCTGGGCGTGTCCGAGGCGACCGTGTCGCGGATGGGGGGCGGCGCCTATCTCTTGAAACGCGGCGACAAGGCGTTCGAGCTCGCCCTGCTCTTCCTGCGGATGTTCCGCGCGCTCGATGCGCTGGCGGGCGGCGACGAGCAGGTCGGACGCGCCTGGCTGCGCAATGAGAACCTCGCGCTCGGCGGCGTCCCCGCCGCGCGCATCGAGTCGCTCGCCGGGCTCATCGACGTCGTTG from Vicinamibacterales bacterium includes:
- a CDS encoding ADOP family duplicated permease — protein: MAALVRDLRHAARAIARMPGLAAVVIGSLAVGIAANTIVFSWVQAVVFTPIPGVAIASRLHLVEPRTEAGLYPGASWLEYRDLRERLRVFDELIAFRMIPLYVGERGQVERSTGLLVSDNYFAGLGLTPALGRFLRRDEVERPGAAPVVVISYDYWQTRFAGAGDVPGRRVRVNGVDLTIVGVAPRGFKGTVMRLMFDFWLPATLAPAVLGGARDLEDRGIRAYTVTGPLAAGANAARAQSEVDAAMAHLARTYPAASRNVQGEVLPYWRAPRGPQRMLGTSLGIMQAIMLLLLLAVCGNTANLVLARASARQREMGMRLALGAGRWRIASLLLTESVLLALAGAAVGAVIAAWGTGLLNAMPPLRVRGIPVSFETSVDWGTLAFAIGLGVACGLIFGMAPAVQLARLDVQQALRAAAATPRRSYLRHTLMAAEVALAVMVLVAAGIFLRNFMNTRHEDPGFTRAGILLAGYDLSVRPSTDTTSRTFAATLLDRLNATAGIEKAAIASAVPLDIHGLPMRLFTLEGRPPNAEDPDEALTNTVTPGYFAVMGLPILSGSDFVSLRDDAAPRQAIVNEAFVRRYAPGRDPVGLRLDTRGRQYTIAGVVKNSLYNSFGEPPTPIIYLSYRDRPSAAGEIHLRTRPGTETAIAMTLRSVVRDLDPELPVFDVRTLSDHIEANLIFRRIPARMFGVLAPLLLLLAAIGIYAVVAYSVALRTMEIGVRLALGATPARVVAQFVAEHLVVVTAGALVGWVAAFAVVIAVFGAAPDAVVFAAVPAALLAVAAAAAWWPARRVSRVSPLVALRI
- a CDS encoding response regulator transcription factor; amino-acid sequence: MRVLVVEDEARLAKQLANAIADAGYAVDGASDGARADFLAQTERYDAVVLDLGLPKVDGLTLLRRWRDAGLAMPVLVLTARGSWHEKVHGIDGGADDYVAKPFRMEEVLARLRALIRRSSGQVAAELRCGPVALDPRGAKVSVHGLPVRLTSHEFRVLSYLMHHRGRVVSQAELSDHIYAEAADRDSNTVEVFIARLRRKIGSAAIETVRGLGYRMDCDRAP
- a CDS encoding sensor histidine kinase; this translates as MRSLRLAILVGAGLWTLGLLAAWAVLLTLNHRVFMSVAVVHAYPHSLGVLAIGSMLVGFAMVRAGLKPLNEIRRRLADVQSGRARQVLGEYPSEVQPLVRDLNGLLAHQEQAVSRAVAKAGDLAHGLKTPLAVLSQEAERAAGRGQPELAAAIGEQVERMRRQIEYHLAHARAAASGATPGLHCPVRPSAEGLARTLRRLHADRGLAIALDVPAELAVRCPREDLDEMLGNLLDNACKWARGRIRLSAEPAGGDVALVVDDDGPGLAPAMRAAVLQRGVRADEAAPGSGFGLAIVGEIAAVYGGAIALETSPLGGLRARLTLPSA
- a CDS encoding ABC transporter permease, with the translated sequence MQHLTIALRMLAKRPGLAAGRLFTVTIVVTAVSAVFTVANVTFLRPLPFPHADRLLRLYLQSPGRPEFKDANPLTPLQLERYRERVRSLERIEGIWSGERALTGEGEGEAEAVPAGRVTAGFFTLFGGEIEAGRVFTEQEAAADDKLAVLSHALWTRRYGADRRVIGRSVIIDGDAHVIVGVMRRGFEPAFVPSQLWTPLSTRNPMARTALTSVVTYGLLPAGGTAARARAEIDRVFADLVAENPALLKGWSAGARDMREAQFGAQGPAVVMLLVAVAALGLIAVANLANLTLADVLYRRADFAVKAALGASRLDLAAGEIAEALILAGAGGLGGLIAASWLVPAMLALDRANRVAAAQATIDWRVALCGFAVAAIVMLAAIAAPVLRIAGPGIAAAVAAGSRRASGGPGARRIRAILVTAQTALALVLLSSGAQVVAALHRASRLDPGFDPSHVIAGQLRLSANLFPEERDRTRFVERVLERLRAAPGVVEAGTTLNTFTVNFFFTTLIRIEDRPSPDGQPYTVQYRRISPGYLEAMRIPIVRGRAFDARDRIDAPLVAIVSRGFARRFWGDEDPLGKRIQRGNNSKVSVTVVGVAGDVRDVGLNLDAADILYTPYFQGSNAAAPVGLVVRTAGDPRGAVADIKRAIWQVDPNQPLAGVVTLNEFLADSLGAHRFRAMVIAACGAVGLLLATIGTYGVTARSVVERTREVGIRLALGGSSGNVWWTMAWAGARAVAAGAIAGIVTSIAAGAGLAALLPDVGGGIWKPAAACAAALLVVGGLAAAIAARAAVGVDPLVALRER
- a CDS encoding DinB family protein — its product is MIVETFEQYTARLLALSAGADPVEVLASTPATIARSIHGRSAAALQRSPGPGRWSAAQIVAHLADAEIVFAYRLRMILAAPGTAIQAYDQDAWSRVQRAESSDAQQSLALFAAIRESTVRLVRGLGAEELDRYGIHAERGRESVRHLLALYAGHDRNHLAQIERLLT